A genomic segment from Clostridium pasteurianum BC1 encodes:
- the cbiT gene encoding precorrin-6Y C5,15-methyltransferase (decarboxylating) subunit CbiT gives MRYIRDEEFIRGKTPMTKEEIRILSISKLNLEKDFKVMDVGAGTGSVSVQMSKICYEGQITAVERDKEAIDLIEKNKEKFSAHNISIIEGEALKAVNSIQGEFDAIFIGGSGGNIEDIITSYGGKLKQGKNMVLNFITIDNVYRAMHTLRNLEYDIDLIQVAVSKGKGKSGMLVAINPIFIVTAVKKH, from the coding sequence ATGAGATACATAAGGGATGAAGAATTTATAAGGGGTAAAACTCCTATGACAAAGGAAGAAATACGAATACTCAGTATTTCTAAGCTTAATTTAGAAAAAGATTTTAAGGTGATGGATGTAGGTGCTGGAACTGGTTCTGTATCTGTACAGATGAGCAAAATATGTTATGAGGGTCAGATTACAGCTGTTGAAAGAGACAAAGAAGCAATAGATTTAATAGAGAAAAATAAAGAGAAATTTAGTGCTCATAATATTAGTATTATAGAAGGAGAAGCTCTTAAGGCAGTAAATAGTATACAAGGAGAATTTGATGCTATATTTATCGGCGGCAGTGGTGGAAATATAGAGGATATAATAACTAGCTATGGAGGAAAGTTAAAGCAGGGAAAGAATATGGTGTTAAATTTTATTACCATTGATAATGTATATAGAGCAATGCACACACTTAGGAATCTGGAATATGATATAGATTTAATTCAGGTAGCAGTGAGCAAAGGCAAGGGAAAGAGCGGTATGCTGGTGGCAATCAATCCTATTTTTATAGTAACAGCGGTAAAGAAACATTAG
- a CDS encoding cobalt-factor II C(20)-methyltransferase, which translates to MAKLYGIGVGPGDKELLTLKAVKTIKNSEVVVVPSGMAGGRSIALEIAEDYISKDTEIIVKHFPMGGKEQEQKIYEAFEVIEEMLKAGKNVSFLTIGDPFVYSTYIYLLKYIEEKGYETETVPGITSFCACASLAKEPLVIGNEPLLIVPGEKVNTIKDEKYVVIMKVYKMEEEILNILEEKGFTYVYIKKAGREGQEVLRDRDDILKNREYMSLIIANRK; encoded by the coding sequence ATGGCTAAATTATATGGCATAGGGGTTGGACCTGGAGATAAGGAACTGCTTACACTTAAAGCAGTTAAAACAATAAAAAATTCTGAAGTAGTGGTAGTTCCCAGTGGTATGGCTGGTGGGAGAAGCATAGCACTAGAAATAGCAGAAGATTACATAAGTAAGGATACAGAGATAATAGTGAAACATTTCCCTATGGGAGGAAAGGAGCAGGAACAGAAAATATATGAAGCCTTTGAGGTCATAGAGGAAATGCTTAAAGCAGGCAAAAATGTGTCCTTTTTAACGATAGGAGATCCTTTTGTATACAGTACTTATATATATCTTTTAAAATACATAGAAGAAAAGGGATATGAAACAGAAACGGTGCCTGGAATAACCTCCTTCTGCGCCTGTGCCAGTCTTGCGAAGGAACCTTTAGTAATTGGCAATGAACCACTTCTTATAGTTCCAGGAGAGAAAGTAAATACTATTAAAGATGAAAAATATGTGGTTATAATGAAAGTATATAAAATGGAGGAAGAAATACTTAATATCTTGGAAGAAAAAGGTTTTACCTATGTATACATAAAAAAAGCTGGCAGAGAAGGACAGGAAGTTTTAAGAGATAGAGATGATATATTAAAAAACAGAGAATATATGTCACTTATTATAGCAAATAGGAAATAG
- the cobM gene encoding precorrin-4 C(11)-methyltransferase, producing the protein MVYFIGAGPGDVDLITVKGRDILAKADIVIYAGSLVSKEHMSFCKKDVEIYNSASMNLEEVIEVIKKGSTENKIIVRLHTGDPAIYGAIKEQMDILDSLNISYEVIPGVSSFTAAAAAIKREFTLPKVSQTVILTRIEGRTPVPKGEDLERLAAIGASMAIFLSVSMIDKVVGKLKKGYGRNVPVAIVERATWKDERTIIGTLDDISEKVKEANITKCAQILVGDFIDCEYEKSKLYDKSFTHMFREGINENSSNKSE; encoded by the coding sequence ATGGTTTATTTTATAGGAGCAGGACCGGGAGATGTGGATCTTATAACGGTAAAGGGAAGAGATATTTTAGCTAAGGCTGACATAGTGATTTATGCAGGTTCACTAGTAAGCAAAGAACATATGAGTTTCTGTAAAAAAGATGTGGAAATTTACAATTCTGCCTCTATGAATCTTGAAGAGGTAATTGAAGTTATTAAAAAAGGCAGTACTGAAAACAAAATTATAGTGAGATTACATACTGGAGATCCAGCTATATACGGTGCTATAAAGGAGCAGATGGACATATTGGATAGCCTGAACATAAGCTATGAAGTTATCCCTGGAGTAAGCTCTTTTACAGCTGCAGCGGCGGCAATAAAGAGAGAATTTACCCTTCCAAAGGTGAGTCAAACTGTAATTCTCACAAGAATAGAAGGCAGAACGCCAGTACCAAAGGGAGAAGATCTTGAAAGATTAGCAGCTATAGGAGCCTCTATGGCAATTTTTCTATCAGTTAGTATGATTGATAAAGTAGTGGGAAAATTGAAAAAGGGTTATGGTAGAAATGTACCAGTGGCAATAGTAGAAAGAGCTACCTGGAAAGATGAGAGGACTATTATTGGTACTTTAGATGATATTTCTGAAAAGGTAAAAGAAGCAAATATAACTAAATGTGCACAGATATTGGTCGGAGATTTCATAGATTGTGAATATGAAAAGAGTAAGCTTTATGATAAGAGCTTTACACATATGTTTAGAGAGGGTATAAATGAAAATAGCAGTAATAAGTCTGAATAA
- the cbiG gene encoding cobalt-precorrin 5A hydrolase, whose translation MKIAVISLNNKGDIIAERIGKSIDIDLYSKTKIKEFNINNITKELMKEYEAVIFLSSTGIAVRSIAPYIKSKDIDPAIIVIDVLGKYVISLLSGHLGGANALSIKLAEIVGALPVITTATDILKVKAPDIIALENNLIIDSLKDAKEISALLVDGKKVAFVDDKNEIDLPEGYINLEDKLESYRLMNSDDHSNCRLHTKEVSLKKEKEQINGIVYVTDKAKIQGFNKAEYNNQKKLKLIRRDVVLGIGCKKNYPAEKMIEQVCEKLEELNIDKRAVKYVATVEIKKDEKAILELNKALKGELKIFTREAIRKVQHKYKGSDFVEKSIGIRAVCEPCVELCGGILLTEKLSISGMTLCVGKA comes from the coding sequence ATGAAAATAGCAGTAATAAGTCTGAATAATAAAGGTGATATTATAGCTGAAAGAATTGGCAAAAGTATTGATATAGACTTATATTCTAAAACTAAAATAAAAGAGTTTAATATAAATAATATAACTAAAGAACTTATGAAAGAATATGAAGCAGTGATATTTCTATCCTCTACGGGTATTGCAGTGAGGTCTATAGCTCCCTACATAAAATCTAAAGACATAGATCCAGCAATAATAGTTATAGATGTGCTTGGAAAATATGTAATAAGTCTTTTAAGTGGGCATTTAGGTGGAGCTAATGCTCTCTCTATAAAGCTTGCAGAGATAGTAGGAGCATTACCAGTTATAACTACAGCTACGGATATTTTAAAAGTAAAGGCACCAGATATTATTGCATTGGAAAATAATTTGATAATAGATAGCCTAAAGGATGCAAAGGAAATATCAGCTCTATTGGTAGATGGGAAAAAGGTGGCATTTGTAGATGATAAAAATGAAATTGATTTGCCGGAGGGGTATATTAATCTAGAAGATAAACTTGAAAGTTATAGATTAATGAATTCAGATGATCATAGTAATTGTAGATTACATACAAAGGAAGTTAGTCTGAAAAAAGAAAAAGAACAGATTAATGGAATTGTATATGTAACTGATAAGGCTAAGATACAAGGCTTTAACAAAGCCGAGTACAATAATCAAAAAAAATTAAAACTTATAAGAAGAGATGTTGTGCTTGGAATAGGTTGTAAAAAGAATTACCCAGCAGAAAAGATGATAGAGCAGGTTTGTGAAAAATTAGAAGAACTTAATATAGATAAAAGAGCAGTAAAATATGTAGCTACTGTAGAGATAAAAAAGGATGAAAAGGCTATTCTGGAATTAAATAAGGCTTTAAAGGGAGAATTGAAAATTTTTACTAGAGAGGCCATAAGGAAAGTTCAGCACAAATATAAAGGCAGTGATTTTGTGGAGAAGAGTATAGGTATAAGAGCAGTTTGTGAGCCATGCGTAGAACTATGTGGTGGCATACTTTTAACAGAAAAGTTAAGTATTTCTGGAATGACTTTATGTGTTGGAAAAGCTTAA
- the cobJ gene encoding precorrin-3B C(17)-methyltransferase translates to MGKLYVVGIGPGGLEHMTVKARQVIEESEIIVGYTKYIELIKSLIKGKEIFSTGMMKEEERCRAALRLSKDKVVSIISTGDAGIYGMAGLVLEMRKDEQVEVVPGVTASSAAASVLGAPIMHDSCNISLSDLMTPYELIKKRVEMAAQGDFVITLYNPKSKGRPYYLKESIEIIKRYRKGHTPVAIVKNALREGQKQQLFTLDSFDDSDADMLSVVIIGNSQSFVRNGIFITPRGYKL, encoded by the coding sequence GTGGGAAAATTGTACGTGGTAGGTATAGGTCCAGGTGGTCTTGAACATATGACAGTAAAGGCTAGACAGGTGATAGAGGAAAGTGAAATTATAGTAGGTTACACTAAATATATTGAATTGATAAAATCATTAATTAAAGGTAAAGAAATATTTTCTACAGGAATGATGAAGGAAGAGGAAAGGTGTAGAGCGGCTCTGAGACTCTCAAAGGATAAGGTAGTATCCATAATTAGTACTGGAGATGCAGGAATCTATGGAATGGCGGGGCTTGTTTTAGAAATGAGAAAAGATGAACAGGTAGAAGTAGTACCAGGAGTTACAGCCTCTAGTGCAGCAGCTTCCGTTTTAGGAGCACCTATTATGCATGATAGCTGTAATATAAGTCTTAGTGACCTTATGACACCCTATGAACTTATAAAGAAAAGAGTCGAAATGGCAGCACAAGGTGATTTTGTAATTACACTGTACAATCCTAAAAGCAAAGGAAGACCATATTACCTTAAGGAAAGTATAGAAATAATAAAGAGATACAGGAAGGGACATACGCCTGTGGCAATAGTTAAAAATGCTCTAAGGGAAGGGCAAAAACAGCAATTATTTACTTTGGATTCTTTTGATGATAGTGATGCAGATATGCTTTCTGTTGTTATTATTGGAAACAGCCAAAGCTTTGTAAGAAATGGAATATTCATAACTCCTAGAGGATATAAGCTATGA
- a CDS encoding cobalt-precorrin-6A reductase: MIGLILGTSEGKNILSKLNRYTDNIFITTATEYGGQLLENFKFKKLNTKPLVLEELIEQLRENRIEILVDASHPYALVITQNAMVACKRLGIIYVRYERKSILDKFKGNNNIIQVKDYDELKEELLHINGTILNTTGSNNIEKFINMKLNNRIIHRVLPSVKVMDKCFGLGVKTENIIAIKGLIGYELNCSFIKEYDSKAVILKDSGVQGGTEEKLRAALDMGIKALVIERHTINTENSFSSEDEVVDFVVNKLSLM; encoded by the coding sequence ATGATAGGCCTTATACTTGGAACTTCAGAGGGTAAAAATATACTTTCAAAGCTTAACCGGTATACTGATAATATATTTATTACCACAGCTACTGAGTATGGTGGACAACTACTGGAAAATTTTAAATTTAAAAAGTTGAATACGAAGCCTCTTGTTTTAGAAGAACTTATAGAGCAATTAAGGGAAAACAGGATAGAAATTTTGGTAGATGCATCCCATCCCTATGCCTTAGTTATTACACAAAATGCTATGGTGGCATGTAAAAGACTTGGGATAATTTATGTCAGGTATGAAAGAAAATCTATCTTAGATAAATTTAAGGGAAATAACAATATAATTCAAGTTAAAGATTATGATGAGCTTAAAGAAGAACTTTTACATATTAATGGAACAATTTTAAATACTACTGGCAGCAATAATATTGAAAAGTTTATCAATATGAAACTAAACAACAGAATAATACATAGGGTTCTTCCCTCTGTTAAGGTTATGGATAAGTGTTTTGGCTTAGGTGTAAAGACCGAAAATATAATAGCTATTAAAGGTCTCATAGGTTATGAACTTAACTGCAGTTTTATAAAGGAGTACGATTCAAAAGCAGTGATCCTTAAGGACAGCGGTGTTCAGGGTGGAACTGAGGAAAAGCTGAGAGCCGCTTTAGATATGGGAATAAAGGCACTGGTAATTGAAAGACACACAATTAATACTGAAAATAGTTTTAGCAGTGAAGATGAGGTAGTTGATTTTGTAGTGAATAAATTATCACTAATGTGA
- a CDS encoding YnfA family protein, whose protein sequence is MGILKSIFYFVLAGVFEIGGGYLIWLWLRDGKSIWYGLAGAISLIIYGVVPTLQPPSSSFGRVYAAYGGIFIVLSILWGWKIDKVIPDRFDLIGGFIALIGVLIIMYYPRG, encoded by the coding sequence ATGGGAATACTTAAATCAATATTTTATTTTGTGTTAGCTGGAGTATTTGAAATAGGTGGAGGATATCTTATATGGTTATGGCTAAGAGATGGTAAAAGCATATGGTACGGTTTAGCAGGAGCTATAAGTTTAATCATTTATGGAGTAGTACCAACATTACAACCGCCAAGTTCTAGTTTTGGACGGGTATATGCAGCCTATGGAGGAATATTTATTGTTCTTTCAATTTTATGGGGATGGAAGATAGACAAGGTTATCCCAGATAGATTTGACTTAATTGGAGGCTTTATTGCACTTATAGGTGTTTTAATAATAATGTATTATCCAAGAGGGTAA
- a CDS encoding ECF transporter S component codes for MKTRKLVIMALFIAVSFLGANIKIMGTIAFDSMAGFLGCLILGPVYGAIIGALGHFLTAATSGFPYTLPVHMLIMVDMALTMFFFGIIYNKLSKINRYLGIIIAAIIGIIINGPISVLILVPIMGWAMMAMIPILCLAAFLNILIAYLVYKFLPENIKAWK; via the coding sequence ATGAAAACAAGAAAACTAGTTATAATGGCATTGTTCATTGCTGTAAGCTTTTTAGGTGCCAACATAAAAATAATGGGAACCATAGCTTTTGACTCCATGGCAGGTTTCTTAGGATGTTTAATTCTAGGACCGGTTTATGGTGCTATTATAGGAGCCCTAGGACATTTTTTAACTGCTGCAACTAGTGGTTTTCCATATACATTGCCTGTACATATGTTAATTATGGTGGATATGGCTCTTACTATGTTTTTTTTCGGAATAATATATAATAAACTTTCTAAGATAAATAGATATCTGGGCATAATTATAGCTGCTATTATAGGAATAATAATAAATGGACCTATATCTGTACTTATATTAGTACCCATTATGGGATGGGCAATGATGGCAATGATTCCAATTCTATGTCTAGCAGCGTTTTTAAATATACTAATAGCTTATTTAGTATATAAATTTTTACCGGAGAATATAAAAGCATGGAAGTAA
- a CDS encoding kinase involved in propanediol utilization translates to MEATAYYPGSVGEIVQGNMRGLDVLASCPINLYTKVRVFEDSCAYRQHGNYKTNKFMINILKAWGYEEFGKILKINVNSHIPIGKGFASSTADLCALYNALLKLFNRKFSERELVKECLRIEPTDSIIFEKMTLFDYKRGTFKKTIGNYMEFYVVIFEGRNKINTIEFNKKTLPAHGDISDLIPILIEGVRERNLEKLAFCSTESIIRNQHRLKYDFLDKVLYIMKDIGGIGILGAHSGNCLGIILDDLEKLKYYRNHSNRRELNEYSTYLVKAIKNIDRTLLPLF, encoded by the coding sequence ATGGAAGCTACTGCATACTATCCGGGAAGTGTAGGAGAAATAGTACAAGGTAATATGAGAGGTTTAGATGTGTTAGCATCTTGTCCTATTAATCTTTACACTAAAGTAAGGGTATTCGAAGATAGCTGCGCATATAGGCAGCATGGTAATTATAAGACAAATAAATTTATGATTAATATATTGAAAGCATGGGGATATGAAGAATTTGGTAAAATATTAAAGATAAATGTAAATTCACATATTCCTATAGGAAAGGGTTTTGCCAGCAGTACGGCAGATTTATGTGCTCTTTATAATGCATTGCTTAAACTCTTTAATAGAAAATTTAGTGAGAGAGAGCTTGTAAAAGAATGTTTAAGAATAGAACCTACAGATAGTATTATATTCGAAAAAATGACTTTATTTGATTATAAAAGAGGAACTTTTAAGAAAACTATAGGAAACTATATGGAGTTTTATGTAGTGATTTTTGAGGGTAGAAATAAAATTAATACAATTGAATTTAACAAAAAAACTCTACCAGCTCATGGTGATATATCAGATTTAATTCCAATCTTAATTGAAGGAGTTAGAGAAAGAAATTTGGAAAAATTAGCTTTTTGTTCTACAGAGAGCATAATTAGAAATCAACATAGACTTAAATATGATTTTTTAGATAAAGTTTTATATATAATGAAGGATATTGGTGGTATTGGGATATTAGGAGCTCATAGTGGAAATTGTTTGGGTATAATACTTGATGATTTAGAAAAGCTGAAATACTACAGAAATCATAGCAACAGACGTGAATTAAATGAGTATAGCACATATTTAGTTAAAGCCATAAAGAATATTGATAGAACTCTACTTCCATTATTTTAG
- a CDS encoding ECF transporter S component — MELKQARRRVSTIDLVQIALMAAIVYVATAMINVPVGLGYKGVVHLGDSMVFLAAVLLRKKKAALAAAIGMSLFDLLSPYSIWAPYTFVIKGVMGYIAAVIAYRSSYKGENVINNIFGFIIAGIWMIGAYYFAGVFIEHFYTNVPLNQALIIESTHVPGNIAQVIVGILIAVPISELLIKNNIKRIIK, encoded by the coding sequence ATGGAATTAAAACAAGCTAGAAGAAGGGTAAGTACTATTGACTTGGTACAGATAGCTTTAATGGCAGCAATAGTATATGTTGCCACAGCAATGATTAATGTACCAGTAGGTCTTGGATATAAAGGAGTAGTGCACCTAGGAGATAGTATGGTATTTCTTGCAGCAGTACTACTTAGGAAGAAAAAGGCAGCTTTAGCTGCGGCTATAGGAATGAGTTTGTTCGATTTATTATCACCCTATTCTATATGGGCACCATATACTTTTGTTATAAAAGGAGTAATGGGTTATATTGCAGCAGTTATTGCCTATAGGAGTAGTTATAAAGGTGAAAATGTAATTAACAATATCTTTGGCTTTATTATTGCCGGAATCTGGATGATAGGGGCCTACTACTTTGCAGGAGTATTTATAGAGCATTTCTACACTAATGTGCCATTAAACCAAGCACTTATTATTGAATCAACTCATGTGCCGGGAAATATAGCACAGGTTATAGTTGGAATACTCATAGCAGTACCTATAAGTGAATTATTAATAAAAAATAATATTAAAAGAATCATAAAATAA
- a CDS encoding zinc-ribbon domain-containing protein yields MADKTIVCKDCGKEFVFTEGEQAFYKEKGFENDPVRCPDCRRSRKANRNNFHRE; encoded by the coding sequence ATGGCTGATAAGACTATCGTATGTAAAGACTGTGGAAAGGAATTTGTTTTCACTGAAGGTGAACAAGCATTCTACAAAGAAAAAGGATTTGAAAATGATCCAGTTAGATGTCCTGATTGTAGAAGATCAAGAAAAGCTAACAGAAACAATTTCCACAGAGAGTAA
- a CDS encoding sensor domain-containing diguanylate cyclase has protein sequence MDKKDDIQSQFLKLKEEFETYQNFAESTIQMMNEKNTQLEKKLDSLTNIVEVSKYINSNVSADNLITMINDMIIGILGVIYSSICLIDKATNHLIVKATNIKSCKLDFENDEFFKSLNNEQPFVLNCKDSIFLGCNSKANIHSAIGVPVYLRDEFRGYIIVEHTLFNFFSHDHITFISAIANQIAIALENNFLYNQVKESSIRDPLMGIYNRKYFFEFLEKKLLQKRKKEFAIVMMDIDNFKRFNDSYGHQFGDKVLISVVNILKDGMEDMDCLARYGGEEIVIYISKAYNHGEVFNRIEEIRKRICENIVEYDGNKKSISASFGISYYPQNGNTVQKVLSVADSMLYEAKNSGRNKVVTI, from the coding sequence ATGGATAAAAAAGATGATATTCAATCACAATTTTTAAAGCTTAAAGAGGAATTTGAAACTTATCAGAACTTTGCAGAAAGTACTATTCAAATGATGAATGAAAAGAACACACAATTAGAGAAGAAATTAGACTCACTTACTAACATTGTAGAGGTAAGTAAATATATTAACTCCAATGTAAGTGCTGATAATCTTATTACTATGATTAATGATATGATTATTGGCATATTGGGAGTTATATATTCTTCCATTTGTCTTATAGATAAAGCTACAAATCATTTAATAGTGAAAGCTACAAATATTAAGAGCTGTAAGCTTGATTTTGAAAATGATGAATTTTTTAAAAGTCTTAATAATGAGCAGCCCTTTGTGCTCAATTGCAAGGATTCTATATTTTTGGGATGTAATAGTAAAGCAAATATTCACTCAGCAATAGGTGTACCAGTATATCTTAGAGATGAGTTTAGGGGATATATAATAGTAGAACATACGCTTTTTAATTTTTTTAGTCATGATCACATAACATTTATATCTGCCATTGCAAACCAAATAGCTATAGCTCTTGAAAATAATTTTCTATATAATCAGGTTAAAGAGAGTTCTATTAGAGATCCCCTTATGGGAATATACAATAGAAAGTATTTTTTCGAGTTTTTAGAAAAAAAACTATTGCAGAAACGGAAAAAGGAATTTGCAATTGTAATGATGGATATAGATAATTTTAAGAGATTTAATGATTCTTATGGCCATCAATTTGGAGATAAAGTACTTATATCTGTAGTTAATATATTAAAAGATGGTATGGAAGACATGGATTGTTTGGCTCGATACGGTGGAGAAGAGATAGTTATATACATAAGTAAAGCTTATAATCATGGAGAGGTTTTTAATAGAATAGAGGAGATAAGGAAAAGAATTTGTGAAAATATTGTGGAGTATGATGGAAATAAGAAATCTATATCGGCTAGCTTTGGTATAAGTTATTATCCACAAAATGGGAATACAGTGCAAAAAGTATTAAGTGTAGCAGATTCAATGCTTTATGAAGCTAAAAATTCAGGGAGAAATAAAGTTGTTACTATCTAA
- a CDS encoding RMD1 family protein: MQGWSFKSLVLSSEINLNIIADHFGINKKFKWGDPLVLTDNRLNGILKVPNNKTVYIYHYGSLVFINMEYHEIQDVIKYLKEIDEILRNNTPSEYIDEYNLEVSSDYEYALYNDLMTSNEFRPYYLDIISLVLSKSTSLHKIEMNIDKLLDNIEDVIDYLDKGKFNMSDIEISKTSAKVLRFKYDTLSYLMLLDKPKSAWDNEDIENFFSEISELFEIQDRYKKISHKTEVLKDITSVFSSLSHEKRGTKLEIMVIVLILLELIIGIAELIFRLS; encoded by the coding sequence ATGCAGGGTTGGAGTTTTAAATCTCTTGTACTAAGTAGCGAAATAAATTTAAACATCATAGCTGATCATTTTGGAATAAATAAGAAATTCAAGTGGGGGGATCCTTTAGTCCTCACAGATAACAGATTAAATGGAATTCTTAAAGTTCCAAATAACAAAACTGTATATATTTATCATTATGGTTCATTAGTATTTATTAACATGGAATATCATGAAATTCAAGATGTTATAAAATATTTGAAGGAAATAGATGAAATTCTCAGAAATAATACTCCTAGCGAGTATATAGATGAATATAATCTAGAAGTATCTTCGGATTATGAATATGCACTATATAATGATCTTATGACCTCAAATGAATTCAGGCCCTACTATCTTGATATAATATCTCTGGTACTTTCGAAATCCACATCCCTACATAAAATTGAAATGAATATAGATAAGCTTTTAGATAATATAGAAGATGTAATAGATTATCTTGATAAAGGTAAATTCAATATGTCAGATATTGAAATTTCTAAGACCTCAGCTAAAGTTTTAAGATTTAAATATGATACTCTATCCTATCTTATGCTACTTGATAAACCAAAATCTGCTTGGGATAATGAGGATATAGAAAATTTCTTTTCCGAAATATCTGAGCTCTTTGAAATACAGGATAGGTATAAAAAGATATCTCATAAAACTGAAGTATTAAAAGACATAACTTCTGTATTTTCTTCTCTTTCTCATGAAAAAAGAGGTACTAAACTAGAAATAATGGTTATCGTATTGATACTTCTGGAATTGATTATTGGAATAGCTGAATTAATTTTTAGATTATCCTAA
- the tyrS gene encoding tyrosine--tRNA ligase has protein sequence MSSVVDTLIERGFIKQFTHEEEIKELLEKEKITFYIGIDPTADSLHIGHFLALMLMSHMQKAGHRPIVLMGGGTAMIGDPSGKTDMRKMLTKEDIDHNVECIKAQVSRFIDFSDGKAILANNADWLMNLNYVNFLREVGVHFSVNRMLTAECYKQRLEKGLTFLEFNYMLMQGYDFLQLNKKYNCVMELGGDDQWSNMISGVELIRRKEGKPAYAMTATLLTNSEGKKMGKTESGAVWLDTEKTTPYDFYQYWRNVADSDVEKCLSLLTFVPMDEVKRLGALKDAAINEAKKILAFEVTKLVHGEEEAEKAERAAEALFSGGKDMSNVPTVSITKEMLGGPLLDALVYTKIIPSKSEGRRLVQQGGIVVNDTKITEVNALISEDDFKDGSVLLKRGKKKFYKIVVE, from the coding sequence TTGTCAAGTGTAGTAGATACTTTAATAGAACGTGGATTTATAAAACAGTTTACACATGAAGAAGAGATAAAAGAGCTTCTTGAAAAGGAAAAGATAACTTTTTACATAGGTATTGATCCAACAGCTGACAGCTTACATATTGGTCATTTTTTAGCTCTTATGCTTATGTCACATATGCAAAAGGCAGGGCACAGACCAATAGTGCTCATGGGTGGAGGAACAGCTATGATCGGTGACCCATCAGGTAAGACAGATATGAGAAAGATGCTTACAAAGGAAGATATTGACCATAATGTAGAGTGTATAAAGGCGCAGGTAAGTAGGTTTATTGATTTTAGTGATGGTAAAGCAATTTTAGCAAACAATGCTGATTGGCTTATGAATTTAAATTATGTAAACTTTTTAAGAGAAGTAGGAGTACATTTTTCTGTAAATAGAATGCTTACAGCAGAATGCTATAAGCAAAGATTAGAAAAAGGTCTTACATTCTTGGAATTTAACTATATGCTTATGCAGGGTTATGACTTTTTGCAGCTGAATAAAAAGTATAACTGCGTAATGGAACTAGGTGGAGATGATCAGTGGTCAAATATGATTTCAGGTGTAGAACTTATTAGAAGAAAAGAAGGTAAACCAGCTTATGCCATGACAGCTACACTACTTACTAATAGTGAGGGTAAGAAAATGGGAAAAACTGAAAGTGGTGCTGTATGGCTTGACACTGAAAAAACTACACCTTATGATTTCTATCAGTATTGGAGAAATGTAGCTGATTCTGATGTAGAAAAATGTCTTTCTCTTTTAACTTTTGTTCCTATGGATGAGGTAAAAAGACTTGGAGCATTAAAGGATGCAGCAATAAATGAGGCAAAAAAGATACTTGCATTTGAAGTTACAAAGCTTGTTCATGGAGAAGAGGAAGCTGAAAAAGCTGAAAGAGCAGCAGAAGCACTTTTCTCAGGTGGAAAAGATATGAGTAATGTTCCTACAGTATCCATAACTAAAGAGATGCTTGGAGGACCACTTCTGGATGCATTGGTTTATACAAAGATAATACCTTCAAAATCAGAAGGAAGAAGACTCGTACAACAGGGTGGTATTGTAGTAAATGATACTAAAATTACAGAAGTAAATGCATTGATAAGTGAAGATGACTTTAAAGATGGCAGTGTTCTCTTAAAAAGAGGAAAGAAGAAATTTTATAAAATAGTAGTGGAATAG